The window TCATCGGCGCGGGGGCGGCCGGCCTTGCCGCGGCGAACGTTCTGGTCGAGGGCGGCGCCGAGTGCATCGTGCTGGAGGCCCGCGGCCGCACAGGCGGCCGCATCGCCACCGAGTGGGCGCCCGGGTGTGTGACACCCATCGAGCTCGGCGCGGAATTCATCCACGGCGCCGCGCCACCCATTCCGCGCCTCGCGGAGCGCTACGGGCTGCGGGCGCTCGACATCGCCGGCGACCGATTCGAGCGGCTCGGCACACGACTCACCCCGGCTGTTGGAATGTGGTCACGCATCGATCGCGTGCTGGCCAGCCTCGATCCGCATTGCGATCCGGACCGCTCGCTCGCCGAGGGCCTGCGCGCCAATCGAAGCCGGCTGCCCGCGGCGGATCGGGCGATGGCCAGGC is drawn from Gemmatimonadales bacterium and contains these coding sequences:
- a CDS encoding FAD-dependent oxidoreductase; protein product: MTSARKSADRSDRRTRAMAGNRRQRVDTDVIIIGAGAAGLAAANVLVEGGAECIVLEARGRTGGRIATEWAPGCVTPIELGAEFIHGAAPPIPRLAERYGLRALDIAGDRFERLGTRLTPAVGMWSRIDRVLASLDPHCDPDRSLAEGLRANRSRLPAADRAMAR